One genomic window of Nicotiana sylvestris chromosome 10, ASM39365v2, whole genome shotgun sequence includes the following:
- the LOC138879494 gene encoding uncharacterized protein, with protein sequence MSAPWPFVAWGMDVIVPIEPIVSTGHRFILVSIDYFTKWVEAKTFKFVTKKVMVDFVHANIICQFGIPKVIIIDDSANLNTHLMKKVCQQFKITHRNSTPYRPKANGAVEAANKNIKKILRKMVQGYRQWNKKFPFALLAYRTIVRTSVGATPYLLVYGTEAVIPAEVKIPSLRMVAKAEIGDDEWVKTRLEHEKRLTAVCHGQLYQKRMTRAYNKKDKGI encoded by the exons atgtccgcaccgtggccctttgttgcttggggtatggatgtcatcgtaCCAATTGAGCCAATAGTATCTActggacacaggttcattctggtgtccattgactatttcactaagtgggttgaagctaaaactttcaaatttgtAACCAAGAAGGtaatggttgattttgtgcatgcaaatatcatttgtcagttcggaatcccaaaggtgatcatcatagatgatagtgctaatcttaacactcatctaatgaaaaaggtatgtcaacaatttaagattacgcatcgaaATTCCACCCCgtaccgccccaaggcgaatggagcagttgaggcagccaacaagaacataaaaaagatacttcggaaaatggtgcaaggttaTAGGCAATGGAATAAAAAGTTTCCCTTTGCGTTGTTGGCTTATCGCACtattgttcgcacttcagtaggtgcaactccttatttgttggtatatggcacagaagcagtgatacccgcggaagttaaaattccatcccttcggatggTTGCTAAAGCCGAAATTggtgatgatgagtgggtcaaaacccgtctggagcatGAAAAAAGATtgacagcagtgtgtcatggacagttgtatcaaaagagaatgacaagagcatacaacaagaag gataaaGGAATTTAA